In Aquincola tertiaricarbonis, the genomic stretch GGCCCTGGCATCCGGCCGTGCAGGCAACGTCATCGGCGGCGGCGACTGGGCACTGGACCGCCTGGTGCCCGACGTGCTGCGCGCCTTCGAGCGTGATGCGCCGGTGCGCATCCGCAACCCGCATTCCATCCGCCCGTGGCAGCACGTGCTGGAGCCGCTGTCAGGCTACCTGGTGCTGGCGCAAACGCTGTACGCGCAGGGCGCCAGCGCCTCAGAAGCCTGGAACTTCGGGCCCCGTGACGACGACGCCAAGCCGGTGCAGTGGATCGTCGAGAACCTGGTGCAGCGCTGGGGCCGAGGCGCGCGGTGGGCGGTGGACGAAGGCGATCATCCGCATGAGGCGCACTACCTCAAGCTGGACATCTCCAAGGCCGGCAGCCGGCTGGGTTGGCAACCGGCCTGGACCCTGGACACGGCGCTGGCCCGCATCGTCGACTGGCACCAAGCCTGGCTAGACAAGCAAGACGTGCGCGAAGTCTGCCTGCGGCAGATCGCGCAATACATGAACACGAAGACCAAGGAAATCGTATGAGCAGCGTGATCGCTCCCATCCTGACCCCGGCCGACGCGCTGCGCCGCCAGATCTCCGAGCTGGTGAAGCAGTACGCCGACCTGACCCTGGCCCCCAAGCCCTTCGTGCCCGGCGAATCGCCGGTGCCCGTCTCGGGCAAGGTGATCGGCGCCAAGGAACTGCAGCTGATGGTCGAAGCCTCGCTCGACGGTTGGTTGACCACCGGCCGCTTCAACGCGCAGTTCGAGCATCGGCTGGCCAAGTTCCTGGGTGTGCAGTACCTGATCACGGTGAACTCCGGTTCATCGGCCAACCTGGTGGCCTTCTCCGCCCTCACCTCGCCGCGCCTGGGTGACCGCGCCATCAAGCAAGGCGACGAAGTGATCGGCGTGGCCGCGGGCTTCCCGACCACGGTCAACCCCATCCTGCAGTTCGGCGCTGTGCCGGTGTTCGTGGACGTGGACCTGGCCACGCACAACATCGACGCCAGCCTGATCGAAGCGGCCATCACGCCCAAGACCAAGGCCATCATGCTGGCCCACAGCCTGGGCAACCCGTTCAACCTGGACGTGGTGACGGCGCTGTGCAAGAAGTACAACCTGTGGCTGGTGGAAGACTGCTGCGACGCGCTGGGCGCCACCTACAACGGCCAGCTGGTGGGCACCTTCGGCGACATCGGCACCTTGAGCTTCTACCCGGCGCACCACATCACCATGGGTGAAGGCGGCGCGGTGTTCACCAACAACCCCGAACTGAAGCTGATCGCCGAGTCGTTCCGCGACTGGGGCCGCGACTGCTACTGCCCGCCCGGCAAAGACAACACCTGCAACAAGCGCTTCTGCTGGAACAAGCAGGAGCTGGGCGGCGACCTGCCCGACGGCTATGACCACAAGTACACCTACAGCCACCTGGGCTACAACCTGAAGATCAGCGACATGCAGGCCGCCTGCGCGCTGGCCCAGATGGACCGTGTGGACGAGTTCATCGCCAAGCGCCGCGCCAACTTCGCGTACCTGAAGAACCGCCTGGCCAGCGTGGCCGAGTTCCTGCACCTGCCGGAAGCCACGCCCAACAGCGAGCCTTCGTGGTTCGGCTTCCCGCTGGTGCTCAAGGACACCGCCGGCGTGCAGCGCAGCGACCTGATCAACTTCCTTGACCAAAGCAAGATCGGCACGCGCCTGCTGTTCGCCGGCAACCTGACCAAACAGCCTTACATGGCCGGCCGCAACTTCCGCGTGAGCGGCGAGCTGACCAACACCGACATCGTGATGAACCAGACCTTCTGGCTGGGCACCTTCCCGGCGTTGGGGGAGGAGCAGTTGGATTACATCGCGGAGAAGCTGGAAGAGTTCTTTGGGGTCAACTTCTGAGTATGAGCGCTTACGTTCCCGGTTTGCTGCAGCTGCCACCTGACGACCTTGACCGCGTTGTAGACGCGGTTGGAAGCCGCTGGGAACGCCTGCGCGGACAACGACTGCTGCTCACTGGCGGAACCGGCTTCATCGGCAAGTGGTTGCTGGCGACCTTCCTGCATGCCAACCGCAAGCGGGGCTTGTGCGCGCAGATCGTGGCTCTGAGCCGCCGACCCGAGGCGTTGCTGCAGGAGTTTCCTGAGCTGCACGGCGCCACCGAGATCGAGTGGCTGACCGGCGACGTGCGTCACCTCACTCCGGAGGCCGCAGGCACCTGCAACTTCGCCATTCATGCCGCAACCGACGTGGTGGCCTCGAGCACGCCAGCCGACATC encodes the following:
- the rfbH gene encoding lipopolysaccharide biosynthesis protein RfbH; protein product: MSSVIAPILTPADALRRQISELVKQYADLTLAPKPFVPGESPVPVSGKVIGAKELQLMVEASLDGWLTTGRFNAQFEHRLAKFLGVQYLITVNSGSSANLVAFSALTSPRLGDRAIKQGDEVIGVAAGFPTTVNPILQFGAVPVFVDVDLATHNIDASLIEAAITPKTKAIMLAHSLGNPFNLDVVTALCKKYNLWLVEDCCDALGATYNGQLVGTFGDIGTLSFYPAHHITMGEGGAVFTNNPELKLIAESFRDWGRDCYCPPGKDNTCNKRFCWNKQELGGDLPDGYDHKYTYSHLGYNLKISDMQAACALAQMDRVDEFIAKRRANFAYLKNRLASVAEFLHLPEATPNSEPSWFGFPLVLKDTAGVQRSDLINFLDQSKIGTRLLFAGNLTKQPYMAGRNFRVSGELTNTDIVMNQTFWLGTFPALGEEQLDYIAEKLEEFFGVNF